From a single Paramisgurnus dabryanus chromosome 17, PD_genome_1.1, whole genome shotgun sequence genomic region:
- the LOC135748997 gene encoding gamma-aminobutyric acid receptor subunit rho-1 translates to MTKSQMTKSEQLLRIDDHDFTMRPAFGGPPIPVGVDVQVESLDTISEVDMDFTMTLYLRHYWKDERLSFPSTNNQSMTFDSRLVKKIWVPDMFFVHSKRSFIHDTTTDNVMLRVYPDGNVLYSLRVTVTAMCNMDLSRFPLDTQTCSLEIESYAYTDDDLMLYWKKGNESLNTDDRISLSQFLIQKFHTTTKLAFYSSTGWYNRLYIHFTLRRHIFFFLLQTYFPATLMVMLSWVSFWIDRRAVPARVPLGITTVLTMSTIITGVNASMPRVSYIKAVDIYLWVSFVFVFLSVIEYAAVNYLTTVQERKERKLRNQLPCTCGIANPDEDIMMTTCYNDGDPNTMGSYGMPENGGRPERIVAQLTRADSQRTGRVKSARGYVNIWIDTHAIDKYSRVIFPGAYTLFNIIYWSIYS, encoded by the exons ATGACAAAATCTCAGATGACCAAATCCGAACAGCTGTTGAGAATCGATGATCATGATTTCACAATGAGACCGGCGTTTGGAG GACCTCCAATACCTGTAGGTGTGGACGTTCAGGTGGAAAGTCTTGATACCATCTCTGAAGTTGATATG GATTTTACTATGACGTTATATCTGAGACATTACTGGAAAGACGAACGTTTGTCTTTCCCCAGCACAAACAATCAGAGTATGACGTTCGACAGCCGTCTGGTAAAGAAGATCTGGGTGCCCGACATGTTCTTTGTTCATTCCAAACGCTCTTTTATTCACGACACGACAACAGACAATGTGATGTTACGAGTTTATCCTGATGGAAATGTCCTGTACAGTCTCAG AGTCACCGTCACGGCCATGTGCAACATGGATCTGAGTCGATTTCCTCTGGATACACAGACGTGCTCTTTAGAGATCGAGAGCT ATGCATACACCGACGATGATCTCATGCTGTACTGGAAGAAAGGCAACGAGTCTTTGAACACAGACGACCGAATTTCTCTTTCCCAGTTTCTCATCCAGAAGTTTCACACCACAACTAAACTTGCGTTCTACAGCAGTACAG GCTGGTATAATCGTCTCTACATACATTTCACACTCCGTCGACACATCTTCTTCTTCCTGCTTCAGACGTATTTCCCAGCGACGCTCATGGTCATGTTGTCCTGGGTGTCTTTCTGGATCGATCGCAGGGCTGTGCCTGCCCGAGTTCCTCTGG GCATCACAACAGTTCTTACGATGTCTACCATCATCACGGGAGTGAACGCCTCCATGCCCAGAGTGTCGTACATCAAAGCTGTAGACATTTACCTGTGGGTCAGCTTCGTCTTTGTCTTCCTCTCTGTTATCGAGTACGCGGCTGTGAATTATCTCACAACGGTGCAGGAGCGCAAAGAGAGAAAACTCAGAAATCAA TTACCATGCACGTGTGGAATAGCTAACCCTGATGAAGATATTATGATGACCACATGCTACAACGACGGGGATCCCAACACGATGGGAAGTTACGGGATGCCAGAAAATGGAGGCCGACCGGAGAGGATCGTGGCTCAGCTGACGAGGGCTGACAGTCAGAGGACGGGCCGAGTCAAATCCGCGCGGGGTTACGTCAACATTTGGATAGACACTCACGCTATAGACAAATACTCCCGAGTGATCTTTCCTGGAGCTTACACGCTCTTCAACATCATCTACTGGTCAATCTATTCCTAA
- the spred1 gene encoding sprouty-related, EVH1 domain-containing protein 1, with amino-acid sequence MNEESNPNSDESYARVRAVVMTRDDSSGGWLPLASGGLSSVTVHRVNRTDAEPDFLIRGERLRDKSVVLDCNINRDLEYNKVNPIFHHWKIDNKKFGLTFQSPADARAFDRGIRRAVEDLKQGHQQYGDPDLTEDPSAQVKEQESVSTPVRELFTHRGIVSTEPFRGSYVRAPPFDEGLTGNHCFLAPQVSLNSTRHVSFQMDDEEIVRINPRKDVLIRGYEDYRHPVLWQRDAERADTDFTNIFSKLDVGKCEYLYTEGTVSHGGTKDSIKTEQPSPLPKRKMSRRRREDGERSRCIYCREMFNHEDNRRGQCQDAPDPIRQCIYKVSCMLCAESMLYHCMSDSEGDFSDPCSCDTSEEQFCVRWLALLGLSLLAPCMCCYPLLRACHRCGEACRCCGGKHKAAG; translated from the exons atgaacgaAGAATCAAATCCAAACAGCGA TGAGAGTTATGCACGTGTAAGAGCTGTGGTTATGACCAGAGACGACTCCAGCGGCGGCTGGCTTCCTCTGGCCAGCGGAGGTCTCAGCTCCGTCACCGTCCACAGAGTAAACCGAACCGACGCTGAGCCCGACTTCCTCATCCGCGGAGAGAGACTCCGAGACAAATCG GTCGTCCTGGATTGTAACATAAACAGGGATTTGGAGTATAATAAAGTCAACCCTATCTTTCATCACTGGAAGATTGACAACAAGAAATTTGGGCTGACCTTCCAGAGCCCCGCGGACGCCCGAGCCTTCGACAGAGGAATACGGAGGGCAGTGGAGGACCTGAAGCAAG GACATCAGCAGTACGGTGATCCAGATCTTACTGAAGATCCATCAGCACAG GTTAAGGAGCAGGAGTCGGTCTCTACTCCAGTGAGAGAGCTCTTTACTCATCGGGGTATCGTATCCACTGAACCATTTCGTGGTTCTTATGTACGAGCTCCACCCTTTGATGAAGGTCTTACTGGAAACCACTGCTTCCTGGCCCCACAG GTATCCCTCAACAGCACACGTCACGTAAGCTTTCAGATGGACGATGAGGAGATCGTTCGCATCAACCCGCGCAAGGACGTTCTCATTCGAGGTTATGAGGACTACCGACACCCCGTCCTTTGGCAGCGTGACGCGGAGCGCGCGGATACAGACTTCACCAACATCTTCTCCAAGCTGGATGTGGGGAAGTGTGAGTATTTGTACACAGAGGGCACGGTGTCTCACGGAGGCACCAAAGACTCCATTAAGACCGAGCAGCCGTCCCCTCTGCCGAAGCGCAAGATGTCTCGCAGGCGTCGCGAGGACGGGGAGCGCTCTCGTTGCATTTATTGCCGTGAGATGTTCAACCACGAGGACAACCGGCGGGGCCAGTGCCAAGACGCCCCGGACCCTATTAGGCAGTGCATCTACAAGGTGAGCTGCATGCTGTGTGCCGAGAGCATGCTCTACCACTGCATGTCCGACTCGGAAGGGGATTTCTCCGACCCGTGCTCCTGCGACACCAGTGAGGAACAGTTCTGCGTGCGCTGGCTGGCCTTGCTGGGTCTGTCTCTGTTGGCGCCCTGCATGTGCTGTTACCCTCTGCTGCGTGCCTGCCACCGCTGCGGGGAGGCGTGTCGCTGCTGCGGTGGCAAACACAAGGCCGCGGGGTGA
- the fam98b gene encoding protein FAM98B, whose protein sequence is MESDVLDILDQVGYDGPLSDEESLLAACEQGFSSSEYNNLLLHLSTRLTQITDRPAGDSLITEDPDRFLLELNRLLTEFCCPYKDVVSGLINGDAKDTKTHLKILLFLGSELQAAEMVASKAATDTDVELDASLQDLRMICKTLNLPDPKRQEARDVLTAVEKEVCVLLKKLPETHIGNPAFKGSLDVEKWNKLEEINDVLSADYECRRRMLIKRLDVTVQSFSWSDRAKVKIDQMAKAYQSKRYSLALKSSVTLAHLLAARDDVCNLVKTSSGSCREKTTCAVNKIRMGAVPDRGGRPSEIDAPLPEMPVWQKRVDGGNRGGRGGRGGGGSWNSGGSRGQWTQGNWKTGRKGHYYH, encoded by the exons ATGGAGAGCGATGTACTGGATATTCTAGATCAGGTTGG ATACGATGGGCCGCTGTCAGATGAGGAGTCTCTGTTAGCTGCATGTGAGCAAGGCTTCAGTTCATCTGAATATAACAATCTGCTGCTGCATCTATCAACCCGACTCACCCAAATCACTGATAGACCTGCAGGAGACTCTCTGATCACAG aAGATCCTGACAGATTTTTGTTGGAGCTCAACAGACTGCTGACAGAGTTCTGTTGTCCGTATAAAGACGTCGTCTCGGGATTAATAAACGGGGATGCAAAAGACACAAAGACCCATTTGAAGATTCTTC TGTTTTTGGGCTCTGAGCTTCAAGCCGCTGAGATGGTGGCCAGTAAAGCAGCGACTGACACAGATGTGGAGTTGGACGCCTCTCTCCAGGATCTCCGAATGATTTGTAAAACTCTGAATCTACCCGATCCCAAACGACAAGAGGCCAGAGATGTGCTCACTGCCGTCGAGAAAGAG GTGTGTGTTTTACTCAAGAAACTTCCAGAAACACACATTGGAAATCCTGCATTCAAGGGTTCACTCGATGTTGAGAAATGG AATAAGCTGGAGGAGATAAACGACGTTCTGTCAGCAGATTATGAGTGTCGACGTCGTATGCTTATTAAGCGTCTGGATGTCACCGTACAGTCCTTCAGTTGGTCTGACAGAGCGAAG GTGAAAATTGATCAAATGGCCAAGGCGTATCAGTCAAAGAGATATTCATTAGCATTAAAGTCATCAGTAACTCTGGCTCATCTGCTCGCTGCCCGAGATGACGTCTGTAACCTGGTGAAAACTAGCAGTGGCTCATGCAGAGAGAAAACCACCTGTGCTGTTAACAAA ATTCGGATGGGAGCCGTTCCTGATCGCGGCGGACGGCCGTCTGAGATTGACGCTCCTTTGCCTGAGATGCCCGTCTGGCAGAAAAGAGTTGATGGAGGAAATCGAGGTGgcagaggaggaagaggaggaggagggagtTGGAATTCTGGTGGATCCAGAGGTCAATGGACACAAGGCAACTGGAAAACGGGAAGGAAAGGACATTACTACCACTGa
- the atxn3 gene encoding ataxin-3, whose translation MESIFHEKQEGSLCAQHCLNNLLQGEYFSPVELSSIAHQLDEEERMRMAEGGVQSEEYRTFLQQPSGNMDDSGFFSIQVISNALGVWGLEIILFNSREYQQLNINPINEKAFICNYKEHWFTVRKLGQQWFNLNSLLTGPELISDTYLALFLAQLQQEGYSIFVIQGNLPDCEADQILGIMRVEQQQRPKLIGEDEANRMSVEQHVSDPGHSTDEALLDEDEEELRKALALSRQDMEVEDEEADLRRAIQLSMQGSSKPRSPGEMNAVMVASSASESSDKETLTADELRRRRQAYFDRQSQQQTQSSTHDSKPAGEDSGTKASQSQ comes from the exons ATGGAGTCTATTTTCCATGAAAAA CAAGAGGGCTCTCTGTGTGCACAGCATTGTCTGAATAATCTTCTGCAGGGTGAATATTTCAGTCCTGTCGAGCTGTCGTCCATCGCTCATCAGCTGGATGAAGAGGAGAGGATGAGGATGGCAGAAGGAGGCGTTCAGAGTGAAGAATACAGAACATTCCTTCAG CAACCGTCTGGAAACATGGATGATAGCGGTTTCTTCTCTATTCAG GTGATCAGTAATGCTCTGGGTGTTTGGGGATTGGAGATCATTCTGTTCAACAGTAGAGAATACCAGCAGTTAAACATCAATCCAAT AAATGAAAAGGCTTTTATATGTAATTATAAAGAGCATTGGTTTACAGTACGTAAACTGGGACAGCAG TGGTTTAATCTAAACTCACTGCTGACGGGACCAGAGCTGATATCAGACACTTATTTGGCACTTTTCTTAGCACAACTACAGCAAGAAG GATATTCCATATTTGTGATTCAAGGAAACTTGCCGGATTGTGAAGCTGATCAGATTTTGGGTATCATGCGAGTCGAGCAGCAGCAGCGACCAAAGCTTATCGGAGAAGATGAAGCCAACAG GATGTCCGTAGAGCAGCATGTTTCAGATCCTGGACACAGCACTGATGAAGCTCTGCTGGATGAGGATGAGGAGGAACTGAGGAAGGCTCTGGCTCTTAGCAGACAGGACATGGAGGTTGAGGACGAGGAGGCCGATCTACGCAGAGCAATTCAACTCAGCATGCAGG GTAGTAGCAAACCCAGAAGCCCAGGTGAGATGAATGCTGTGATGGTGGCATCCAGTGCATCAGAAAGTAGCGATAAAGAGACACTGACGGCAGATGAGTTACGCAGGAGAAGACAGGCGTACTTTGACAG ACAGTCGCAACAACAAACTCAATCCAGCACTCATGACAGTAAGCCTGCAG GTGAGGACAGTGGGACCAAAGCCAGCCAGAGCCAGTGA